One Nicotiana sylvestris chromosome 12, ASM39365v2, whole genome shotgun sequence genomic window carries:
- the LOC104239161 gene encoding vicianin hydrolase-like → MPIFSCVLYIMSIALTRTCTIGRRSKPTMAIRRILMSFCSFYLVLILNLFVLTNATVPAKRFVSPFNRTSFPSDFVFGAASAAYQIEGGARQGGRGPSIWDTFTHKHPEKIFDRSIGDVAVDFYHRYKEDIRLLKEVGMKAFRLSISWSRILPHGKVSKGVNPVGIKFYNNVINELISNGLTPFVTLFHWDTPQTLEDEYGGFLSSKIAKDFGDYADICFKEFGDRVKHWITLNEPLSYSMFGYARGTFAPGRCSSYVGNCTEGDSATEPYIVAHNMLLAHATGIKVYKEKYQKTQKGQIGVTLVTHWFVPKTKTPQGRKAQLKALDFFLGWFLDPITYGDYPASMRANVGRRLPKFTLQQSKLVKGSMDFLGMNYYTTYYASPMLSVPRVNLSYTTDNHVDMTAEKDGKPIGTPTALNWLYIYPRGIYDLMLYIKQKYKNPPIYITENGMADANNSTLPLKQALKDDLRIRYYEGHLWFLSKAIKAGANVKGHFAWSFLDDYEWDAGFTVRFGITFVDYKNGLKRYLKKSAYWYNKFLLNTGK, encoded by the exons ATGCCTATTTTCAGTTGTGTTCTATATATAATGTCAATTGCATTAACAAGAACTTGCACCATAGGTAGAAGAAGCAAACCAACAATGGCTATCAGAAGAATCTTGATGAGCTTCTGCTCCTTCTACCTTGTACTGATTCTTAATCTTTTTGTTCTTACCAATGCTACAGTCCCGGCAAAGCGATTCGTTTCTCCGTTTAACAGGACAAGTTTCCCTTCTGATTTCGTATTTGGTGCTGCTTCAGCTGCTTACCAG ATTGAAGGAGGAGCTCGTCAAGGAGGTAGGGGACCTAGTATATGGGATACTTTCACGCACAAGCACCCAG AAAAGATATTTGACCGTTCTATCGGAGATGTCGCTGTTGATTTCTATCACCGTTACA AAGAAGACATACGTCTACTTAAGGAAGTTGGTATGAAAGCATTCAGGTTATCCATCTCTTGGTCTCGCATTTTACCAC ATGGGAAAGTAAGCAAAGGAGTGAATCCAGTAGGCATAAAATTCTACAATAATGTCATCAATGAGCTTATCTCCAATG gtttgacGCCATTTGTAACGCTTTTCCACTGGGACACACCACAAACCCTTGAGGACGAATATGGAGGGTTTCTCAGTTCCAAAATAGC GAAGGACTTTGGGGACTATGCGGACATTTGCTTCAAAGAATTTGGTGATAGGGTAAAGCACTGGATCACCTTGAATGAGCCATTATCTTATAGCATGTTCGGATACGCAAGAGGTACCTTTGCACCAGGAAGATGTTCGAGTTATGTTGGTAACTGTACGGAGGGTGATTCTGCCACTGAGCCATATATTGTAGCTCACAACATGCTTCTTGCCCATGCAACCGGTATCAAAGTATATAAAGAAAAATATCAG AAAACTCAGAAAGGACAGATAGGAGTCACTCTGGTGACTCACTGGTTCGTGCCTAAAACAAAGACACCTCAGGGACGCAAGGCCCAATTAAAAGCTCTTGATTTTTTCCTAGGATG GTTTTTGGATCCAATTACATACGGTGACTACCCAGCCAGCATGCGAGCTAATGTAGGACGTCGGCTCCCGAAATTCACACTGCAGCAGTCAAAGTTAGTGAAAGGATCGATGGATTTCCTAGGAATGAATTACTATACTACTTACTATGCATCTCCAATGCTATCTGTCCCTAGAGTTAATCTTAGCTACACTACAGACAATCATGTAGATATGACTG CTGAAAAGGACGGAAAACCTATCGGTACACCG ACTGCCTTGAATTGGCTTTACATTTATCCAAGAGGAATATATGATCTCATGCTTTACATCAAGCAAAAGTACAAGAATCCTCCCATCTACATCACTGAAAATG GAATGGCAGATGCCAACAATAGCACATTGCCACTTAAACAAGCCCTTAAGGATGATTTAAGGATAAGGTATTACGAGGGACACCTATGGTTTCTGTCAAAAGCCATAAA GGCGGGGGCAAATGTGAAAGGACATTTTGCATGGTCATTCTTAGATGACTATGAATGGGATGCTGGTTTCACTGTCCGATTTGGCATCACTTTTGTTGACTACAAAAATGGACTTAAAAGATACCTCAAGAAATCTGCTTATTGGTACAACAAGTTCCTCTTGAATACTGGCAAATAA